A genomic segment from Nicotiana sylvestris chromosome 1, ASM39365v2, whole genome shotgun sequence encodes:
- the LOC104238859 gene encoding putative late blight resistance protein homolog R1B-12: MENVPTSQGTPAHAMASTQRSHPSTDEEPVGFEDDTESIIQQLTGGTKELDIVSIVGMPGLGKTTLARKVFNHFIDSKHFDVRAWCSISKDYSLRKVFSEILKQAIGDIDGIRDKDMPDKLHKSLMHKRYLIILDDIWEVKAWEELRLSFPQDENGSRILVTTRDEEVARQLKHHSNPYFLRFLSVDETWELLQKKVFQGKICPPKLLEAGLRVAESCKGLPLVIVLTAGIIAKKRQVSLWLETANDLSSHDLEEQSMKIIESSYDHLEDHLKACLLYMGLFPEDYAFPVSDLLKLWIAESFVQNIDTEKCMEEASKICLNDLVNRSLVVVTKRRDNGEMKYCTIHDVVREFCLRKLTKEKFMQHIVPFDPYQPLDAKEPRLCMYVHDDLVKQLVQCEYSLDKIPMLAGLNGGTSLARCQRSVEFIAHPTFCPWDHTSLFSLLDNFRLIRVLNLLDIYLESCWDMAMQAVPYLRYLAIFTKEFDFRWVSHLLDLQTLRVVRKDSSNHILKTSPAIWKMHKLRHLDIQDFSFTWEDKDRVIFEESSETVLPSLKTFGKCWIYLADMTPEFWWRFPNIEQLNLHFVEPIHYSINAKPEVDILNLEQLPLQSLEIRFSTYISIGLSDCVIFPSNLKDLSLHSIFLTDKFVSNIARLQNLERLKLNRIYFRPRGRGYSRCWDVSNYKFQALKVLKLHFVTMTEWCSSDTSFPVLEKLVIDYCWRLQDIPSSFVYIPTLKLIKLSYCSKSLQDSALNIKKQVEEFTGCDSLQVHAPYR, from the coding sequence ATGGAGAACGTTCCGACTAGTCAAGGAACTCCTGCTCATGCAATGGCTTCCACCCAACGTAGTCATCCATCAACTGATGAGGAACCTGTTGGTTTTGAGGATGACACAGAAAGTATAATTCAACAGCTGACTGGAGGAACAAAGGAACTAGACATTGTCTCGATTGTTGGAATGCCTGGACTCGGCAAAACAACTTTGGCTAGAAAGGTGTTCAATCATTTTATTGATAGTAAACACTTTGACGTTCGAGCATGGTGCTCTATTTCCAAAGACTATAGTTTGAGGAAGGTGTTCTCTGAGATTCTTAAACAAGCTATAGGTGATATAGATGGTATCAGAGATAAAGACATGCCTGACAAGTTGCACAAGAGTCTAATGCACAAGAGATATCTTATTATATTAGATGATATATGGGAAGTTAAGGCATGGGAAGAGTTGCGATTATCTTTCCCACAGGATGAAAATGGAAGCAGAATATTGGTGACAACTAGAGATGAAGAGGTGGCTAGACAGCTTAAGCATCACAGTAATCCATATTTTCTTCGATTTCTAAGCGTAGATGAGACCTGGGAATTACTTCAAAAGAAAGTTTTTCAAGGAAAGATCTGTCCACCTAAGCTACTTGAAGCAGGATTACGAGTTGCCGAAAGCTGCAAGGGATTACCTCTTGTGATCGTCTTGACTGCTGGAATTATTGCAAAGAAAAGGCAAGTCTCTTTGTGGCTTGAAACTGCTAATGATTTAAGTTCCCATGATTTAGAAGAGCAAAGCATGAAGATAATAGAATCAAGTTATGACCATTTGGAAGACCATTTAAAAGCTTGCCTTCTTTACATGGGATTGTTTCCAGAAGACTACGCATTTCCGGTGTCCGACTTGCTAAAATTATGGATAGCTGAAAGCTTTGTACAGAACATAGATACAGAGAAATGTATGGAGGAAGCTTCTAAAATTTGCTTGAATGATCTAGTGAACAGAAGCCTTGTAGTGGTTACTAAAAGGAGAGATAACGGTGAGATGAAGTATTGCACTATTCATGATGTAGTGCGTGAATTTTGCTTGAGAAAACTTACAAAAGAAAAGTTTATGCAGCACATAGTCCCGTTCGATCCATACCAACCTTTAGATGCAAAGGAACCTCGGTTATGCATGTATGTCCATGACGATCTTGTCAAACAATTGGTGCAGTGTGAATATTCGTTGGATAAGATTCCAATGTTGGCAGGCTTGAATGGAGGGACGTCTTTGGCTCGATGTCAAAGATCTGTCGAGTTTATTGCTCATCCAACATTCTGCCCATGGGACCATACAAGTCTTTTCTCTTTACTTGATAACTTTAGACTTATTCGGGTGTTGAATTTGTTGGATATCTActtggaaagttgttgggatatGGCAATGCAAGCAGTACCTTACTTGAGGTATCTTGCAATTTTTACCAAAGAATTTGATTTTCGGTGGGTATCACACCTACTCGATCTACAAACCTTGAGGGTGGTGCGGAAAGATTCAAGTAACCATATACTTAAGACATCACCTGCTATTTGGAAAATGCATAAACTAAGGCATCTGGATATACAGGACTTTTCCTTCACATGGGAAGACAAAGATCGAGTAATTTTTGAAGAATCTTCAGAAACTGTCTTACCAAGCTTGAAGACTTTTGGCAAGTGTTGGATATACTTAGCTGATATGACTCCAGAGTTCTGGTGGAGATTTCCAAATATTGAACAACTCAACCTCCACTTTGTTGAACCCATACATTATTCCATTAATGCCAAACCAGAAGTTGATATCTTGAATCTTGAACAACTCCCACTCCAATCTCTCGAAATCCGTTTCTCGACCTACATATCCATTGGATTGAGTGACTGTGTTATCTTCCCTTCAAATTTAAAGGATTTGTCCCTTCACAGTATTTTCCTAACAGATAAATTTGTTTCAAATATTGCAAGACTGCAAAATCTTGAGAGACTGAAACTAAATAGGATATACTTCAGGCCCAGGGGTAGAGGATATAGCAGATGTTGGGATGTTAGTAATTACAAGTTTCAAGCACTCAAAGTGTTGAAACTACACTTTGTTACTATGACAGAATGGTGCTCTTCAGATACATCCTTTCCTGTGCTTGAGAAATTAGTTATAGATTACTGTTGGCGGCTTCAAGATATCCCTTCTAGCTTTGTCTATATCCCAACACTGAAGTTGATTAAACTGAGTTATTGCAGCAAGTCACTTCAGGATTCAGCTCTCAACATTAAAAAACAAGTTGAAGAGTTCACAGGATGTGATAGTCTCCAAGTTCATGCCCCGTATCGTTAA
- the LOC104238858 gene encoding signal peptide peptidase-like 5: MAFSSLHFDYGQVSLFILILSSSIISAYAAPTTNVHSSCSNDINTILVKLWVNGAEKDSIVGLSAAFGSVLPTDTKHAPRLPAVYTQPSNSCSASSTKLSGSIALARRGECDFLIKATVAQAGGASGVVLINTEGGALEIACPNNSTISNVTVPVVSISNDGGDIIDKYIAAGKKVELLLYSPDRPIVDYSVSFIWLMAVGTIICAALWKRFTQSKDDDVVAKEDDDEILHITAWTAIGFVISASTFLVLLYFFMSTWFVWLLIILFCIGGIEGLHNCIVSLILSKYRCCGKKTLNLPLLGEVTILSLVVLLLCVAFAIFWAVNRKESYSWIGQDILGIALMITVLQLAQLPNIKVATVLLCCAFVYDIFWVFLSPTIFHDSVMISVAKGKKAGGESIPMLLRVPKVTDPYSGFDMLGFGDILFPGLLICFTYRFDEARKKGVLNGYFLWLMIGYGTGLCLTYLGLYLMKGHGQPALLYLVPCTLGTCLVLGLVRRELKDLWNNSDVSKQMAEERLGSTRLGSA; the protein is encoded by the exons ATGGCATTTTCTTCATTGCATTTTGATTATGGACAAGTGAGCCTTTTTATTCTGATTTTATCATCATCAATAATATCAGCATATGCTGCCCCTACTACCAATGTTCATAGCTCCTGCAGCAATGATATCAATACG ATTCTGGTGAAGTTGTGGGTTAATGGTGCTGAGAAAGATTCAATAGTTGGCTTGAGTGCAGCATTTGGATCTGTATTACCCACTGATACTAAACATGCCCCCAGATTGCCTGCTGTTTATACTCAACCGTCGAATAGCTGTTCTGCTTCCTCCACCAAG TTATCAGGCTCTATTGCACTAGCTCGTCGCGGTGAATGTGATTTTCTAATCAAGGCTACGGTTGCCCAAGCAGGAGGTGCATCAGGTGTTGTGCTAATAAATACTGAAGGAG GTGCTCTGGAGATTGCTTGTCCTAacaattctaccatatctaatgTAACCGTTCCTGTCGTTTCAATTTCAAATGATGGGggagatattattgataaataCATAGCTGCAGGAAAGAAAG TGGAGCTGCTGTTATATTCGCCAGATCGCCCTATTGTGGACTACTCAGTGTCGTTCATATGGTTGATGGCTGTTGGAACAATTATTTGTGCAGCTCTTTGGAAAAGATTTACTCAATCTAAGGA TGACGATGTAGTAGCCAaggaggatgatgatgaaattctGCACATTACTGCATGGACTGCTATTGGGTTTGTCATCTCAGCATCCACATTTCTGGTGCTACTTTACTTTTTCATGTCGACATGGTTTGTCTGGCTGCTGATAATACTTTTCTGTATCGGTGGAATTGAG GGACTGCATAACTGCATAGTGTCTCTCATACTAAG CAAATATCGATGTTGTGGAAAGAAAACACTGAATTTGCCACTTCTTGGGGAGGTCACTATTCTGTCTCTAGTTGTCCTACTACTTTGTGTGGCGTTCGCCATCTTCTGGGCAGTAAACAGGAAAGAATCATACTCTTGGATTGGTCAAGACATTCTT GGAATTGCTTTGATGATCACTGTTCTGCAGTTGGCTCAGTTGCCTAATATAAAG GTCGCTACAGTGCTTCTGTGTTGCGCATTTGTCTATGACATCTTCTGGGTTTTCCTATCTCCCACTATATTCCATGATAGTGTTATGATTTCA GTTGCTAAAGGTAAGAAAGCTGGTGGAGAATCAATCCCGATGCTTCTGAGAGTTCCTAAAGTAACAGATCCTTATAGTGGCTTTGATATGCTTGGCTTTGGGGATATTCTCTTCCCTGGTCTGCTAATTTGCTTTACATACAG ATTTGACGAAGCTAGAAAGAAGGGAGTACTAAATGGATACTTCCTTTGGCTGATGATTGGTTACGGGACCG GTCTTTGCTTGACTTACTTGGGCTTGTATTTAATGAAGGGACATGGTCAACCCGCTCTCCTATATCTCGTGCCATGCACACTAG GAACTTGTTTGGTACTGGGTTTGGTGAGACGCGAACTGAAAGACCTTTGGAACAATAGCGATGTATCAAAACAAATGGCTGAAGAACGTCTGGGAAGCACACGTCTTGGAAGCGCTTGA